One stretch of Schizosaccharomyces pombe strain 972h- genome assembly, chromosome: III DNA includes these proteins:
- a CDS encoding DNAJ (Hsp40) chaperone family protein, which yields MFKDYYAILNITPKASAEEIKYAYKKAALETHPDRVSPSARARATEQFQLVNEAYYVLSDNSRRAQYDRESASSSAKPRQSFFSRTNPQPQSQSQQGGPSFGFRQSFSDSQFEQVFNEMMNETSTRGIANAFWTIVGTLAGAALGFITFDVPGVLVGSAAGAKLGRIRDTHGKSAYSVFQDMPAVEKARILTQFLSHLLNSSKQFTSS from the coding sequence ATGTTCAAAGACTACTATGCCATTCTCAACATCACCCCCAAAGCCAGTGCTGAGGAGATAAAATATGCGTATAAAAAGGCTGCTCTGGAGACGCACCCTGATAGAGTATCGCCCAGTGCTCGTGCTCGAGCCACTGAACAATTTCAGCTGGTGAACGAAGCATACTACGTCTTAAGTGACAATTCTCGACGAGCTCAGTACGATCGTGAAAGTGCCTCTTCCTCTGCTAAACCAAGACAATCGTTTTTTTCCCGCACAAACCCTCAACCCCAAAGTCAGAGTCAACAAGGAGGGCCAAGTTTTGGATTTCGCCAATCCTTTTCCGATTCGCAATTCGAGCAGGTGTTCAACGAAATGATGAATGAGACATCGACCAGAGGCATTGCCAATGCCTTTTGGACCATCGTAGGTACGTTAGCTGGTGCGGCGTTGGGATTTATCACGTTTGATGTGCCTGGTGTTCTTGTAGGCTCGGCTGCCGGTGCTAAACTTGGGCGAATTCGTGACACCCATGGAAAAAGCGCTTACAGCGTCTTTCAAGACATGCCTGCAGTAGAAAAAGCTCGCATATTAACCCAATTCCTCTCCCATCTCCTTAATTCTTCCAAGCAGTTCACCTCCTCCTAA
- the eis1 gene encoding eisosome assembly protein Eis1 — protein sequence MSTLGNSTVKPTNAEFPGLHAMERYKPATSESLYVKGHYGPHPHKEHPAAYVAAKTGFNATSRRQSVREHHSSHEGSAQLNPDRILYMSAGAVTAAVPNKEHTDNVTTSQTIRYETSSQPSQEVYHPHAGKAAQSAHVMNSTESRPSSAHVSSSYTQKPFAFPLGPVFATSSQAAASETALPSGYEPDEARFIGASQLAKLSASHAHQTPAQTVDDDVPLPTRMAATELVGHIPLRAANYANEYSQDVPASTHRAASELVHGVPMRASGINDPKHDLDAATRHNINSVAAASYVAARSRVIEEEEEPPNEVKERMDYEADAQRRIRKMNVFGSAGAALRERTQQDLMANEQEHSGEFAGFSRNLTNTAAAPTTYEYKRPTSSYTAKDATSKVYRSNTYKPKSSVNGSVYRSKSVKSTTSHNKVPERNSVPAYNEKLMHSSAANAAILSHKNYSPPVQPTRDDEVSQEDARVKEIVRGMKLPLTSSSLSAAAYRPMEKQDPATVERHHIQAEATQRVRDMKLDLTKLESKTNDEIRSYRPRNVVIKPYAAATPPKNIPSTYRAPQAPSVLSPVVTASEGDFELDGITPERQQTMTRSTYQESSQRPFHEDPFRTHPGLLQAVARNHRNSLANIDERIMRQNQAATANTNTVSETDIEALERRLSKAYRMEAQEEAYAINIGGGRVISPEELEEIARRNVDPMVSELSERAAQERERKEQAKEAKRLKKLAKEEKRLKKKEEKARKAEEKRLQKERAKYAKQMSRESAHADQAIANTGPVAPPYFEHETEPSHYEEEEEEEPEERREESSHFSESSGNNEFEETEQEYTHGYGNDVLVQRTDVVNNFGESSHAHDNAVNEKRDLGRNGFGDVDEQDATEVYRHSIERIVPGDYLHDEKTRDTLTRESPAFRSEEAVVEVADEDHPHASEAERAHSYSNRKQASSESSPESQSTHYNDYEGTEDNIVRQTTTVDEDGHQEQTTSTTKVAHPIPVSNGLSSPPRERLDDNAKEILSRSSPKSPVAWFKRKFKNRKDKAAVKRMLEEDSSKQLSSGRDVVAPTSVNHDVSHVGESTKPAVNNSTKPVAVTSKNGHSRNGSHAAHSNNVIGTQPHVNVSAVPNTGNLKDALEGSAVSKTDDVDNVVSGHSNVNGVSKSRPNIVERSEDYVISHLPEQSRAPIGAAFQEDL from the coding sequence atgagTACTCTTGGGAACTCTACTGTTAAACCCACGAACGCGGAATTTCCCGGCCTCCATGCTATGGAGCGCTACAAACCCGCCACGTCGGAAAGCCTCTATGTGAAGGGACATTACGGTCCCCATCCTCATAAAGAACATCCTGCCGCTTATGTTGCTGCAAAAACTGGTTTTAACGCCACTTCGAGAAGACAATCGGTGCGTGAGCATCACTCCTCTCATGAGGGTTCTGCTCAACTTAACCCCGATCGTATTTTGTATATGTCTGCTGGTGCGGTTACCGCCGCTGTCCCTAATAAGGAGCACACTGATAACGTTACAACTTCTCAAACGATCCGCTATGAAACTTCCTCTCAACCTTCGCAAGAGGTTTATCATCCTCACGCTGGAAAGGCTGCTCAATCTGCCCATGTCATGAATAGTACAGAATCACGCCCTTCCAGTGCTCACGTTTCCTCATCCTATACGCAAAAGCCCTTTGCCTTTCCCTTGGGCCCTGTATTTGCTACCTCTTCCCAAGCAGCTGCCTCGGAAACCGCCCTTCCTTCGGGTTATGAACCCGATGAAGCCCGGTTCATTGGTGCTTCTCAGTTAGCCAAACTGTCTGCCTCACATGCTCATCAGACTCCTGCTCAAACTGTGGATGACGATGTACCTCTTCCAACTCGTATGGCTGCAACTGAGCTTGTCGGTCATATTCCTTTACGTGCAGCCAATTATGCGAATGAGTACTCACAGGATGTCCCTGCCTCTACACATAGGGCTGCTAGCGAGTTGGTTCACGGTGTCCCCATGCGGGCTTCCGGTATCAATGATCCCAAGCATGATCTCGATGCTGCTACTCGCCATAATATTAACTCTGTGGCTGCTGCGTCCTATGTTGCTGCTCGTTCCCGTGTAatagaggaagaagaagaaccTCCTAATGAGGTGAAAGAGCGTATGGACTATGAAGCGGACGCACAAAGGCGTATCCGTAAAATGAACGTCTTTGGCTCTGCTGGTGCTGCTTTACGGGAAAGAACCCAGCAAGATTTAATGGCAAATGAGCAAGAGCATAGTGGTGAATTTGCCGGGTTTTCTCGAAACCTTACTAATACGGCCGCGGCTCCCACCACTTATGAATACAAGAGACCTACTTCGTCGTATACCGCTAAAGATGCCACTTCGAAAGTCTACAGATCTAACACTTACAAGCCTAAATCATCTGTGAATGGTTCGGTCTACCGGTCCAAGTCTGTTAAGTCAACAACTAGTCATAACAAGGTACCTGAGCGTAACTCGGTTCCTGcttataatgaaaaacttATGCATTCTAGTGCTGCAAATGCCGCTATTCTTTCACATAAAAATTATAGCCCTCCTGTTCAACCTACTCGGGATGACGAGGTCTCGCAGGAGGATGCACGAGTAAAGGAGATTGTACGTGGAATGAAGCTTCCCTTAACATCATCTTCCTTGAGCGCAGCAGCGTATCGGCCGATGGAAAAGCAAGATCCAGCGACTGTTGAAAGGCACCACATCCAAGCTGAAGCTACGCAGCGCGTAAGAGATATGAAGCTTGATTTGACCAAACTTGAATCCAAAACGAATGATGAAATTCGATCCTATCGTCCTCGTAACGTAGTGATAAAGCCGTACGCCGCTGCTACACCTCCAAAGAATATTCCTTCCACATACAGGGCTCCTCAGGCACCTTCTGTCTTAAGTCCAGTAGTCACTGCCTCCGAGGGTGACTTTGAGTTAGATGGAATTACTCCTGAGAGACAGCAGACTATGACTCGATCCACCTATCAAGAAAGCTCCCAGAGGCCTTTCCATGAGGATCCTTTCCGTACTCACCCTGGCCTCTTGCAAGCTGTTGCACGCAATCATAGGAATTCTTTAGCGAACATTGATGAAAGGATAATGCGTCAAAATCAAGCAGCTACTGCCAATACCAATACTGTATCTGAGACGGATATTGAGGCTCTTGAGCGTAGACTATCGAAGGCCTATCGTATGGAAGCCCAAGAGGAGGCATATGCTATTAACATTGGGGGTGGTCGAGTCATTTCACCTGAAGAGCTGGAAGAGATCGCTAGACGTAATGTTGATCCTATGGTTTCCGAGCTCAGTGAGCGTGCAGCTCAAGAACGTGAAAGAAAGGAGCAAGCTAAGGAAGCAAAGAGATTGAAGAAGCTTGCTAAGGAAGAAAAGCGtctgaaaaagaaagaagaaaaagcgCGAAAGGCAGAAGAGAAGCGGTTACAAAAGGAGCGTGCTAAGTACGCTAAACAGATGTCTCGCGAATCTGCCCATGCCGATCAAGCTATTGCGAATACTGGTCCGGTAGCACCGCCATATTTCGAGCACGAGACAGAACCTTCTCATTAcgaagaggaagaggagGAGGAACCTGAAGAGCGTAGAGAGGAATCATCTCATTTCAGCGAATCTTCCGGTAATAACGAGTTTGAAGAAACTGAGCAAGAGTATACCCATGGCTATGGCAATGATGTACTAGTGCAACGTACGGATGTTGTGAATAACTTTGGAGAATCTAGCCATGCCCATGATAATGCTGTGAATGAAAAGCGTGATCTTGGAAGAAATGGTTTTGGAGATGTTGATGAACAAGATGCTACTGAAGTCTATAGGCACAGTATCGAGCGTATTGTTCCCGGCGATTATCTTCATGACGAGAAAACCAGAGATACTCTTACCAGAGAATCGCCTGCCTTCCGTAGCGAAGAAGCAGTTGTTGAGGTTGCAGACGAAGATCATCCTCATGCTTCGGAAGCTGAACGAGCTCACTCGTATAGCAATCGCAAGCAGGCCTCTTCGGAATCGTCTCCTGAATCACAGTCAACCCATTATAATGATTATGAAGGTACTGAGGACAATATCGTTCGACAGACTACCACTGTGGATGAAGATGGTCATCAAGAGCAAACGACATCGACAACCAAGGTTGCACATCCAATTCCTGTTTCCAATGGACTCAGTTCTCCACCTCGAGAGCGTCTGGACGATAATGCTAAAGAGATTTTAAGTAGATCATCACCAAAGTCACCCGTTGCCTGGTTTAAGcgcaaatttaaaaaccGCAAAGACAAGGCTGCCGTGAAGCGCATGTTAGAGGAAGATTCTTCAAAACAGCTGTCTTCTGGTCGTGATGTGGTTGCTCCAACGTCTGTTAATCATGATGTTTCTCATGTTGGTGAATCTACGAAACCAGCTGTTAATAACTCTACGAAACCCGTAGCGGTTACATCTAAAAATGGACATAGCCGTAATGGTTCGCATGCTGCCCATTCGAATAATGTCATTGGTACTCAACCCCATGTAAATGTCTCAGCTGTTCCCAACACCGGCAACCTTAAAGACGCTTTAGAGGGATCAGCGGTGTCAAAGACTGATGACGTTGATAATGTGGTATCTGGTCACTCTAATGTTAACGGTGTTAGTAAATCGAGACCAAACATTGTTGAAAGGTCTGAAGATTATGTGATCAGCCATCTTCCGGAGCAGAGTAGAGCGCCAATTGGTGCCGCTTTCCAAGAAGACTTGTAA
- the sfk1 gene encoding inositol lipid-mediated signaling protein Sfk1, with product MDNDYTTSTTTSRRPRFWGFFFILFPLVSFLMWTIGLIVLLGLWSTQDKWHTPSEPDPVYLSDMGAYTKGFFIPMCVITGVFYFLTFIMIRLARQWGWIYPTGRKVETYLGWFAALTGAAAASCLISLSIRDDVHHDNVHWKFTAAFVVLAFVSAASNIFEWLSATRYYPQSSLLRVSFIFKFVIIVVGIICAIAFGGLHHNYRGRSARFEWVVCFLWSIYICLLCLDLAPALFYDSLASAPDLEKGAYATSVPESYVAPMEPPAAVLPDGEERYATPDLVPDTTAQYPYASATEPGVSNIPETRPERPVVYNMDVSQTTTTTRPVLA from the coding sequence ATGGATAACGATTATACTACTTCTACTACCACTTCCAGAAGACCCAGATTCTGGGGGTTCTTCTTCATACTTTTCCCGCTCGTCAGCTTTTTAATGTGGACAATTGGACTGATTGTCTTGTTGGGTCTGTGGAGCACCCAGGATAAATGGCATACTCCCAGTGAACCTGATCCCGTATATCTTAGTGATATGGGTGCTTACACCAAGGGATTTTTCATACCCATGTGTGTTATCACGGGTgtgttttactttttgacGTTTATAATGATTCGTCTTGCTCGACAATGGGGCTGGATATACCCAACGGGTAGAAAAGTTGAAACGTATTTAGGATGGTTTGCGGCACTAACAGGTGCTGCTGCTGCCTCATGTCTGATTTCCCTATCCATTCGTGATGATGTGCACCACGATAATGTTCATTGGAAATTTACAGCAGCGTTTGTTGTCTTGGCATTTGTTTCCGCCGCTAGCAACATTTTTGAATGGCTATCAGCCACTCGCTACTATCCACAGAGCAGCCTTTTAAGGGTTTCATTTATATTCAAGTTTGTCATTATTGTCGTAGGTATCATTTGCGCCATTGCATTCGGTGGTCTTCATCACAATTACCGTGGTCGTTCAGCACGCTTTGAATGGGTTGTGTGTTTTTTATGGTCCATTTACATTTGCTTATTATGTCTTGACCTTGCACCCGCTTTATTTTACGATTCATTAGCCAGTGCCCCCGATCTCGAAAAGGGTGCGTATGCTACATCGGTTCCCGAATCCTATGTGGCTCCCATGGAGCCTCCTGCTGCTGTATTACCGGATGGGGAGGAACGCTATGCTACTCCAGACTTGGTCCCTGATACCACTGCTCAGTATCCGTATGCCAGTGCCACTGAACCCGGTGTGTCAAATATTCCTGAAACCAGACCTGAGCGACCAGTCGTTTACAACATGGACGTATCACAAACGACAACGACTACGAGACCTGTTTTGGCATAG
- the utp13 gene encoding U3 snoRNP-associated protein Utp13, producing the protein MAPIGEKKRFELEKSIEPIYTGGPVAFDSNEKILVTALTDRIIGTRSETGERLFSIKKDEDDYVTALAITSDSKKLIAAFRSRLLTIYEIPSGRRIKSMKAHETPVITMTIDPTNTLLATGGAEGLVKVWDIAGAYVTHSFRGHGGVISALCFGKHQNTWVLASGADDSRVRLWDLNSSRSMAVFEGHSSVIRGLTFEPTGSFLLSGSRDKTVQVWNIKKRSAVRTIPVFHSVEAIGWVNGQPEEKILYTAGEGNLILAWDWKSGSRLDPGVDTTHSETNAIIQVVPFSENTLLSVHSDLSLLLRKRVPGEGFITIKKLNGSFDEVIDCAWIGDDHLAVCSNTEFIDVISTDGTQVFGVLEGHTDIVLTLDSSEDGVWLATGAKDNTVRLWNLNIEDNVYKCIHVFTGHTASVTAVALGPLDVNGYPTFLASSSQDRTLKRFNLGSQLNKSDFSNRAVWTIKAHDRDVNAIQVSKDGRIIASASQDKTIKLWDSSTGEVVGVLRGHRRGVWACSFNPFSRQLASGSGDRTIRIWNVDTQQCVQTLEGHTGAILKLIYISQGTQVVSAAADGLVKVWSLSSGECVATLDNHEDRVWALASRFDGSLLVSGGADAVVSVWKDVTEEYIAKQAEELERRVEAEQLLSNFEQTEDWQQAIALALSLDRPHGLLRLFERVMTAPHQPNSITGNKDVDNVLVQLPDHQLIILFQRIRDWNTNSKTSMVAQRLLRLLLHSYSPEHLLKLSGIKDILDSMIPYTDRHLARVNDLIEDSYIVDYVI; encoded by the exons ATGGCGCCAATTGGGGAGAAAAAGCG CTTTGAGTTAGAAAAAAGCATTGAGCCTATTTACACGGGAGGTCCTGTTGCATTCGACTCTAATGAGAAGATTCTTGTTACTGCTTTAACTGATCGTATAATTGGAACCCGTAGTGAGACTGGAGAGCGTCTTTTTTCTATAAAAAAGGATGAGGACGATTACGTTACAGCCTTGGCGATAACTAGCGattcaaaaaaacttaTTGCGGCTTTTCGGTCGAGACTACTTACTATTTATGAGATTCCTTCCGGACGGCGTATAAAATCGATGAAAGCTCATGAAACTCCGGTAATTACGATGACAATAGATCCCACTAATACATTGTTAGCTACGGGAGGTGCTGAGGGATTAGTAAAAGTATGGGACATTGCTGGAGCATATGTAACTCATAGTTTTCGGGGTCATGGCGGTGTCATTAGTGCATTATGCTTTGGCAAGCATCAAAATACTTGGGTTTTGGCTTCTGGTGCCGATGATTCTCGAGTCAGATTGTGGGATTTAAACTCTAGTCGATCCATGGCTGTTTTCGAAGGTCATAGCAGTGTTATTCGTGGATTGACATTTGAACCAACTGGTTCATTTCTTCTCAGTGGATCTAGAGATAAAACGGTTCAGGTTTGGAATATTAAGAAGCGTTCTGCAGTCAGAACGATTCCTGTTTTCCATAGCGTCGAGGCCATAGGTTGGGTCAATGGACAGcctgaagaaaaaattttgtatacaGCTGGTGAAGGTAATCTTATTTTAGCATGGGATTGGAAATCTGGTTCCCGACTTGATCCAGGTGTTGATACTACTCATTCAGAAACGAATGCAATTATACAAGTCGTACCATTTTCTGAAAACACACTTTTGTCTGTACATTCCGATTTAAGTCTCTTGTTGCGTAAGAGAGTTCCTGGCGAAGGCTTTATTACCATTAAAAAACTCAACGGATCTTTTGATGAAGTCATCGATTGTGCTTGGATTGGAGACGATCATTTGGCTGTTTGCAGTAATACCGAGTTTATAGATGTTATTTCCACAGACGGTACACAAGTCTTTGGGGTGCTTGAGGGTCATACTGATATAGTCCTTACTTTGGATTCATCTGAAGATGGTGTTTGGTTGGCAACTGGTGCTAAAGATAATACTGTGCGTCTTTGGAATTTAAACATTGAAGATAATGTTTATAAATGTATTCATGTATTCACTGGTCATACGGCTAGTGTCACGGCTGTCGCTCTGGGACCTTTGGATGTTAATGGTTATCCCACTTTCCTGGCATCTTCCTCTCAAGATAGAACACTTAAACGGTTTAATTTAGGTTCTCAGCTAAATAAGTCCGATTTTTCAAACAGAGCTGTGTGGACTATTAAAGCTCATGATCGTGATGTTAATGCTATTCAAGTTTCAAAGGATGGACGAATTATTGCTTCGGCTAGTCAAGATAAGACTATTAAGCTTTGGGATTCATCTACGGGTGAAGTGGTTGGTGTTCTGCGCGGACATCGTCGGGGTGTGTGGGCCTGTTCATTTAACCCATTTAGTCGTCAACTCGCTAGTGGTAGTGGTGATCGTACAATTCGTATTTGGAATGTCGATACTCAACAGTGTGTGCAAACTTTAGAAGGTCATACAGGTGCAATACTGAAACTGATCTACATTTCTCAAGGAACCCAAGTCGTAAGTGCTGCTGCCGACGGTTTGGTCAAAGTGTGGTCGTTGAGCTCTGGTGAATGTGTTGCTACGCTCGACAATCATGAAGACCGTGTGTGGGCTTTAGCTTCAAGGTTCGACGGGAGTTTGTTGGTTTCTGGAGGTGCAGATGCAGTAGTTAGCGTTTGGAAAGATGTAACTGAAGAATACATTGCCAAACAAGCTGAGGAATTAGAGCGTCGTGTTGAGGCTGAACAGCTcttatcaaattttgagcAAACAGAAGACTGGCAACAGGCTATTGCTTTAGCTTTGTCATTAGACCGTCCTCATGGACTTTTGCGACTGTTTGAACGAGTTATGACAGCTCCACATCAACCAAATAGCATTACTGGGAATAAAGATGTGGATAATGTTTTGGTTCAGCTTCCGGATCATCAATTAATAATCTTGTTTCAGCGCATTCGTGATTGGAATACTAATAGTAAAACAAGCATGGTTGCTCAAAGATTGCTACGTCTTTTATTACATTCATACTCCCCTGAACACCTTCTCAAATTATCTGGTATTAAAGATATTTTAGATTCTATGATACCGTATACTGATCGTCATCTTGCAAGAGTCAACGATCTCATTGAGGATTCCTATATAGTGGATTatgttatttaa
- a CDS encoding uncharacterized protein (DUF2009 family protein, conserved in yeast and apicomplexa) produces MSIAQLFNQSWVEKSKYVPVRLSDEERKILSLLEAALEVIDYTGHVDIISYTTRTKLMVKYLNEMCSIVMGLVTAMDIKAGRDLLIGRDHKSNARFFQTVFEIGRRYKIMNPEKMRATYGAVMYMCQDSLIPDVRSQLGFDFVSPIKTVYNVLEKHKLLGLLEEKQLLNNLLKQSDPQSNANAKAELLKEREEASETLLKKYNPGKDEKLQKVLTDCFASLADHEAFLLANRNPVEKMRAYLHKFFNPHDTKNGSLKIGYMTGAKLNHDHKTQFFYVDQSLVFWSCMMDQMFLLWLESDASLLDKHSRYFISDTGQGLNRVQLCPLVRSTVTRILSSVQKQQEIPWMGSSVIHLGDRDVPNALMFIDKYRQVPHILAPLVKVLQQLEFLRDPYLVQYIENEYGSVNGLQKTILLDFFRHGFNGQGSDGGSCIDGRLTSAWNWTNEITKKKYYRILLMSGFLNFEGI; encoded by the exons ATGTCAATAGCTCAATTGTTTAACCAGAGTTGGgtagaaaaatcaaaatatgtCCCTGTAAGATTAAGTGATGAGGAACGAAAAATTTTGAGCTTGTTAGAAGCAGC ACTTGAAGTAATTGATTATACGGGCCATGTCGACATTATCTCTTATACCACCAGGACCAAACTGATGGTAAAATACTTGAACGAAATGTGCAGTATAGTGATGGGACTTGTCACTGCAATGGATATTAAAGCAGGACGTGATTTACTAATTGGAAGAGACCACAAATCAAATGCTAGGTTTTTTCAAACcgtttttgaaattggaaGGAGATACAAAATTATGAATCCCGAGAAAATGCGTGCAACATATGGTGCTGTTATGTATATGTGCCAAGACAGTTTAATTCCAGATGTTCGTAGTCAACTTGGCTTTGATTTCGTATCACCCATAAAAACTGTATACAATGTTTTGGAAAAGCACAAACTTTTGGGTCTGCTTGAAGAGAAACAGCTTTTAaacaatcttttaaaacagAGCGATCCTCAAAGTAATGCCAATGCCAAAGCAGAACTGTTAAAAGAACGGGAAGAAGCTTCAGAAactcttttgaaaaagtataaTCCAggaaaagatgaaaaattacAGAAAGTGCTTACGGACTGCTTCGCTTCTTTAGCTGATCATGAAGCTTTCCTTTTAGCTAATCGAAATCCTGTGGAAAAGATGCGTGCCTATttacataaattttttaatccaCACGACACTAAAAATGGTAGTTTAAAGATTGGATATATGACTGGTGCCAAATTAAATCACGACCATAAAACTCAATTTTTCTATGTTGATCAGAGTTTAGTGTTTTGGTCCTGTATGATGGACCAAATGTTTCTTTTATGGTTAGAGAGCGACGCTTCTTTACTCGATAAACATTCTAGGTACTTCATTAGTGACACTGGCCAAGGTTTAAATCGTGTTCAGCTTTGTCCATTAGTTCGATCTACAGTTACCAGGATTCTATCATCCGTTCAGAAGCAACAAGAAATCCCTTGGATGGGAAGCTCTGTAATACACTTAGGTGATAGGGATGTTCCTAATGCCCTGATGTTTATTGACAAATATCGCCAAGTACCTCACATATTAGCGCCATTGGTCAAAGTTTTACAGCAACTAGAATTTTTACGTGATCCATACTTGGTTCAGTATATCGAAAACGAATATGGAAGCGTCAATGGacttcaaaaaacaattttgttaGACTTTTTTCGTCATGGTTTTAATGGTCAGGGATCTGATGGTGGAAGTTGTATTGATGGTCGGCTCACTAGTGCATGGAATTGGACCAACGAAATTACTAAGAAGAAGTATTATAGGATTCTTTTAATGTCCGGCTTTCTCAACTTTGAAGGAATCTGA